Proteins encoded within one genomic window of uncultured Draconibacterium sp.:
- a CDS encoding PQQ-binding-like beta-propeller repeat protein — MKIALTLLITALAFSISAQVTQWRGPNRDGHFTETGLLKEWPEDGPKLLMQVEKIGKGYSSAIAEGDMIYTTGMIDTLDYLTAINPDGSFKYQVSYGLSWKNSYPDTRCSPVIDGDRIYVQSGMGRVACINKETGEEIWAVEVDKNYETDYHVWGNSETPLIIDNMVISTPGGDKTSVVALDKMTGEPIWQSESVGGARGYASATVYELNGKRYILAVTAKEMLALLPETGEVVWHYRHFDPEKWEWQENGMIWTNTPLVKGDEVFISMGYNYDAAMMKIGADGNSVTKKYTNTVLDNHHGGLVLSDGYVYGSNWENNSKGNWVCMDWETGDIKYESEWDSKGSVVMADSLLYCYNERGNVGLVKPTPEGFEVISQFKNTEGAGPHWAHPFIANGKLYIRHGDVLRVFNIKA; from the coding sequence TCGATTAGCGCCCAGGTTACGCAGTGGCGCGGGCCAAACCGCGACGGGCATTTTACCGAAACCGGTTTGCTGAAAGAGTGGCCCGAGGACGGACCTAAATTGCTGATGCAGGTTGAAAAAATTGGAAAAGGATATTCGTCGGCAATTGCCGAAGGAGATATGATTTACACCACAGGAATGATCGATACGCTCGATTACCTGACAGCGATTAATCCTGACGGTTCGTTTAAATACCAGGTGTCGTACGGATTGTCGTGGAAAAACTCGTATCCCGATACACGATGCTCACCTGTAATTGATGGTGATCGCATTTATGTGCAAAGTGGTATGGGCCGCGTTGCCTGTATAAACAAAGAAACCGGCGAAGAAATTTGGGCCGTTGAAGTGGATAAAAATTACGAAACGGATTACCATGTTTGGGGAAATTCGGAAACGCCGCTAATTATAGATAATATGGTGATTAGTACACCTGGCGGTGACAAAACCAGTGTTGTGGCGCTTGATAAAATGACCGGAGAACCGATCTGGCAAAGTGAATCGGTTGGTGGAGCACGCGGTTATGCATCGGCAACGGTTTATGAGCTTAACGGTAAACGTTATATTTTGGCTGTAACCGCAAAAGAAATGCTGGCGCTTCTACCTGAAACCGGTGAGGTTGTTTGGCATTATCGTCATTTTGATCCGGAGAAATGGGAATGGCAGGAAAATGGTATGATCTGGACAAATACTCCGCTTGTTAAAGGCGATGAAGTTTTTATTTCGATGGGCTACAATTACGATGCAGCTATGATGAAAATTGGTGCCGACGGCAATTCGGTTACTAAGAAATACACCAACACTGTGTTGGATAATCATCATGGCGGACTCGTTTTGTCCGATGGTTATGTGTATGGATCGAATTGGGAGAATAATAGTAAAGGAAACTGGGTTTGCATGGACTGGGAAACAGGCGACATAAAATACGAATCGGAATGGGACTCGAAAGGTTCGGTGGTGATGGCCGACAGCTTGTTATATTGTTATAACGAACGTGGAAATGTTGGCTTGGTAAAACCGACTCCTGAAGGTTTTGAGGTGATCAGCCAGTTTAAAAATACCGAAGGTGCCGGACCACATTGGGCGCATCCGTTTATCGCAAATGGCAAGCTGTATATTCGCCATGGCGATGTGTTAAGGGTGTTCAATATTAAAGCTTAA
- a CDS encoding PQQ-binding-like beta-propeller repeat protein, with protein sequence MTKRTINIILISIGTIGFISIFWWLNADPTKDFTVNLEGADNRGKGVPPQEVTIGEHFEELASDYEVLEETWTNFRGADHDNISKSPVKLVESFGAEGPKILWAKTLGEGHSGAAIYKGLAYVLDYDEEERADILRCFSVVSGEEQWRRGYDVAIKRNHGMSRTIPAVTEDYIVTIGPKCHVMCLDRETGDFRWGLDVVKEYQNEIPFWYTGQCPLIDNGVAIIATGGSKMMVAVDCETGEKLWETPNPEGWKMSHSSIMPYTFGGRKMYVYSAIGGLLGVAADGPDAGQILWSTSQWNHSVVAPSPVCMPDGKVFMTAGYGAGSMMLQLTESKGAFTVEPLYEYAPKEGLACEQQTPIFWNDHLFGIVPKDGGANRNQLICVSPNDTRNVVWTSGKETRFGLGPYFIADNKMFILSDDGTLTIARPSTEKYIQLEQVKVIDEGHDAWAPFALADGYLLLRDAETMICISLNVNG encoded by the coding sequence ATGACTAAAAGAACCATAAATATCATTCTGATCTCGATCGGTACCATTGGATTTATTTCCATTTTTTGGTGGTTAAATGCCGATCCTACCAAAGATTTTACCGTTAATCTTGAAGGTGCTGACAATAGAGGGAAAGGAGTTCCTCCACAGGAAGTGACTATTGGGGAACATTTCGAGGAACTGGCTTCTGATTACGAGGTGCTGGAAGAAACATGGACCAATTTTCGTGGCGCCGATCATGATAATATTTCGAAGTCGCCGGTAAAACTGGTAGAAAGTTTTGGGGCTGAAGGGCCCAAAATTCTTTGGGCAAAAACACTAGGAGAAGGACACTCAGGAGCAGCAATCTACAAAGGTTTGGCGTATGTGCTCGATTACGATGAAGAGGAGCGTGCCGATATTTTGCGCTGTTTTTCGGTAGTTAGCGGAGAAGAGCAGTGGCGGCGCGGTTACGATGTGGCCATCAAAAGAAATCACGGAATGTCGCGAACTATTCCGGCAGTTACCGAAGACTATATTGTAACTATCGGGCCAAAGTGCCACGTTATGTGCCTCGATCGCGAAACCGGCGATTTCCGTTGGGGACTCGATGTGGTAAAAGAGTATCAGAATGAAATTCCTTTTTGGTATACCGGGCAATGTCCGTTAATCGATAATGGCGTTGCAATTATTGCCACCGGAGGAAGTAAAATGATGGTGGCTGTTGATTGCGAAACCGGCGAAAAATTATGGGAAACGCCAAATCCGGAAGGTTGGAAGATGTCGCATTCATCCATTATGCCTTATACTTTTGGCGGACGAAAAATGTATGTGTACAGCGCAATTGGAGGCTTACTTGGTGTGGCTGCTGACGGACCCGATGCCGGACAGATCTTGTGGTCTACATCGCAGTGGAATCACTCGGTGGTTGCACCGTCGCCGGTTTGTATGCCCGACGGAAAGGTTTTTATGACCGCAGGTTACGGAGCCGGAAGTATGATGTTACAACTAACCGAAAGTAAGGGCGCTTTCACGGTTGAACCTCTTTATGAATATGCACCAAAAGAAGGACTGGCATGTGAGCAACAAACGCCGATTTTCTGGAACGACCACTTATTTGGTATTGTTCCGAAAGATGGTGGTGCGAACAGGAATCAGCTGATCTGTGTAAGCCCAAATGATACAAGAAATGTGGTGTGGACGAGCGGCAAGGAAACCCGTTTTGGACTTGGACCGTATTTTATTGCTGATAATAAAATGTTCATTCTGAGCGACGACGGAACGCTGACTATTGCACGTCCAAGTACCGAAAAATATATTCAATTGGAACAGGTAAAAGTTATTGACGAAGGGCACGATGCCTGGGCTCCTTTTGCGCTGGCCGATGGTTACTTGTTGCTGCGCGACGCGGAAACAATGATCTGTATCTCCTTGAATGTGAATGGATAG